Part of the Butyrivibrio fibrisolvens genome, CCTTCATTTAGGCTCTCAAATATCATACCTGTCACACCGCCTATTTCATCTGCTACGTCTCCCCTTGTAGGAGCTATTCCAAGGATCTGTGCTCTCTTTGTGATCATCTCATAGCTAGTAGCGAAGTTAACGAATTCTATGCAGGCATCGCGATGCTCTGTATAAGCACTGATGCCATATCCATTCACGCCGCCCATTACGATCGTGTCTGTATCTGCTGTACCGGATTCAAGATCACCGTCAGATGGCATCTTGCCGGGGAGCTCGACCATACCAAGGTTCTCGGTGGCCTTCTTGTCAGCCTCTTCTTCGCTCAAGCCTTCGCCTGTATATACTTCTTGTAACCTGTCATAGAAAAGGACGTAAGTGTCAGGGGGTTGAGATTGAGCAAAAATATGATCCATCAGCAACCTTAGAATATCTGCTCTGCTTGATGGAATCGTCAAGGCACTCTTCGCTCATGATCCCGGCAAACTGTCTCATAGCCGCTATACCATTGGCTGTATCCCCGGCTGCAAAGCCGATATCTTCTGAGTTAAAGCTTCCATCTTCGTTTTGACCAAATACATATCCGCCATATGAGAATATGAACTCAGCCATCATATAAAGGTCATTGCAAGGCGCAACAAGACCGAATTTCTCGCCATTAGATGACTCATAAAGCTCTTTGGAATATGAATATAAGGAGCTCCAGTTTTCGAAGAAATCAGGAGTACCGCTTCCATCACTATCCCATGTACTCTCCCAATCTTCCGGCAGAAGATCTTTCCTGTAAAAGAGCATCGGCTCCTGAACATTAACCGGTACTCCGCAGGTGTACTTCTGACCGTCAACAGTTACGGAAAATGCATCCCAGGCTTCCTGCGGTATCTGGTCTGCGCATTCAAAATCCTCTTTGTTTATCGCCATGAGATGTTTGTCTTCTGCATAGGCCATAAGCTTATCGTTGGCCTGGTACAAAACATCAGGGCCATAGCCATAAGGGCCGTTTTCTGCAAGATTACTGTATTCTTCCATATTGGCATCAACTGCCTGAATGCCCTTGTCTTTATAGGCTTCATTAAAGGCATTTAAAAGTTCATCAAGATAGCCTTCTGATTTGGCCGTATCATTTTCGAGGATTCTGAGAGTGATAGTCTCTCCGCCTTCACCTGTCCCTGTCTGTGTCTCTTGACTTTTGCCACAGGCGCAGGTTCCAAGGGTCATAACTGTTGTCAATACAGTAGCAGTAACTTTCTGATATTTCATAATATTTCTCCTCCATCTGCAAATAGCCTGAAACTCCGGGGGCTATCTGTAATTCGTTATAAGTACCTACCTCATCTGTCTGATTTATATAAAGCTCGGCATCTGCTCTTTGGCCATGTCTTTTCAAAATCAGTACCCTTCCATCTTGTGAAGCATTTACCAATGTACCTTCAAAGAGAATTCACATTTTTTTCTAATTAGGGATAACTTACTAAGCAATAATACTGCCTTATTGTCCTTATTAAGAGCTGTCTCCCAGTCCATACATCTGCGGCAATCCGGATCATATCCTCCCATGGTATAGCACTCCCGTACCGTAGAATATGGATGGAGCACCGAGGAAAAGATATAAAAGGCAGAGTGCAGCATAGAGTTTGTCCTTATCTCCCTTGACCTCATTTAAAAATCTGTCGGTATCGTGACTGTCCAAAGGTTCAGCATCATATCATTAACTGTATCGGTATTTCGCATAAGTATGTCATTAAGCTTTTGTGCCGTCTTCGTGGCATCCAGTTTATTATATGCGAAATAGTCAAGGCATGCCTTAGTAAAAGCGTAATTCATGATGCTGTCATACTGATCGCCTCTAAGGTAAACCGATGCGTCGTGCCAGTTCTCCCCGATTATGGCTGCATCTTTTTTGACAGATTTAATCGCTTTTCGATTTCCTCAAAAATCGTGGCTGATCTCATCAGATACGTCAAGCCTCAACCGTCAATATCGTACTCCTGTATGTAGTATAGGGCTATTGCGATAAGATAGTCCTGCACTGCCGGGTTGGAGGTATTCCATTTGGGCATATAATCGCAACCAGCAAAGACTTCATAATTTAGAGGATTCTTACAGGGTCTGTCACCGCGGATCACAAAGTAATCAAAATATTCAGAGTCTTTGCCTTTCTTGATGACATCCTGAAACAACTCGTTTTTTCACTTACATGATTAAAAACCGCATCCAGAACTATTCGCATGTTACGCTTATGAAGCTGTTCCACAAGGTCCTTAAAATCTTCCTTGCTACCAAAGTGCTCATCTATATCATAGTAATCAACTATGTCGTATTTGTGATTGGAAGGCGATCTGAATATGGGCGTAAGATAAAGGGCATCGCAGCCTATACTTTTGATATAGTCAAGTTTTGAAATGATCCTTTAATATCTCCTCCTGCAAAACTCTTTGGAGTTGGCTTATCTCCCCACTTAAGGTTGATATAGCTCTTATCTTTGTTATCATCTCCTATACAGAATCTGTCTATGAATATCTGATAGAAGCAGCTATTACATAGCCATTCAACCTTATGATGGATGTCAGCTTCGTTTATATACGGATACTGGAAAAAATTGTAATATCCCTTACTAAAATCATAATCAAGTGAAGCGCCGTCTTCTGAAAAGTAGTAATAATTCTCTCCGTCATTTAGATAAAAAACATACGCAAGCCTTGTATCATCAAGCTTTAAGCGAATAGAATAGTAATCATATATCCTGCCGGTACCTATTTTGGTCATTGGCTTTTTGTATCGGCTTTCTGCAATCTTGTACTTGCTCTCGTATATTATATAAGCATCCTTGATATCATCAGCTGCTGTTCTGAGCCTTATAACAATTTCATTGTCTGATACAGGAAAACAATATGCAGAATCTGTAATGTGCTGTAATGCTAATTGATTCATACCTAACCTCATGTTGCGCGCAAAGTAAGCCACTAATAGTTCAAAATGATGGGCTCGCAATATCAATTTGGGTTTGAAAATGAAACATTTTCAAAGTTGGATTCTGATCAGTTTGCCCCTACCGGGTCAGAATTTCTTACAATAGTAAGCGTGTCCTGAGCCTGATTGTCAGGATTGGTTGTAAGAGTGATGGTGTAGTTGCCGTCTTCTTTAACCTGTACATTAGCTTTGTCAACTGAGTCTGCAAGGCCGCCTGCATTCTCCATCTGAGTATCATCAATCTGTGTGAACTTGCCGTAGCCTTTTTGACCATCCATGACCAGTCAGGAATGATCTGGAACTGATCGCCTTCATAAAGATCTATTGTAAGTGAGAATTCATTAACTGCATTACCTGT contains:
- a CDS encoding alpha amylase N-terminal ig-like domain-containing protein yields the protein MNQLALQHITDSAYCFPVSDNEIVIRLRTAADDIKDAYIIYESKYKIAESRYKKPMTKIGTGRIYDYYSIRLKLDDTRLAYVFYLNDGENYYYFSEDGASLDYDFSKGYYNFFQYPYINEADIHHKVEWLCNSCFYQIFIDRFCIGDDNKDKSYINLKWGDKPTPKSFAGGDIKGSFQNLTISKV
- a CDS encoding sugar ABC transporter substrate-binding protein, whose protein sequence is MKYQKVTATVLTTVMTLGTCACGKSQETQTGTGEGGETITLRILENDTAKSEGYLDELLNAFNEAYKDKGIQAVDANMEEYSNLAENGPYGYGPDVLYQANDKLMAYAEDKHLMAINKEDFECADQIPQEAWDAFSVTVDGQKYTCGVPVNVQEPMLFYRKDLLPEDWESTWDSDGSGTPDFFENWSSLYSYSKELYESSNGEKFGLVAPCNDLYMMAEFIFSYGGYVFGQNEDGSFNSEDIGFAAGDTANGIAAMRQFAGIMSEECLDDSIKQSRYSKVADGSYFCSISTP
- a CDS encoding alpha-amylase family glycosyl hydrolase; the protein is MISKLDYIKSIGCDALYLTPIFRSPSNHKYDIVDYYDIDEHFGSKEDFKDLVEQLHKRNMRIVLDAVFNHVSEKTSCFRMSSRKAKTLNILITL